One Saccharomyces kudriavzevii IFO 1802 strain IFO1802 genome assembly, chromosome: 7 DNA segment encodes these proteins:
- the CRH1 gene encoding transglycosylase (similar to Saccharomyces cerevisiae CRH1 (YGR189C); ancestral locus Anc_5.159), which translates to MKLFDLISVLGASSLLSTFTAADSTTSTSTDSSATVSSAASCNPLTTTGCTPDTALATSFSEDFSSSSKWFTDLKHAGEINYGKDGLSMTLTKRYDNPSLKSNFYIMYGKLEVILKASSGTGIVSSFYLQSDDLDEIDIEWVGGDNTQFQSNFFSKGDTTTYDRGQFHGVDTPTDKYHNYTLDWAMDKTTWYLDGESVRVLSNTSSEGYPQSPMYLMMGIWAGGDPDNAPGTIEWAGGETNYDDAPFSMYIEKVIVTDYSTGKKYTYGDKSGSWESINAEDGSIYGRYDQAQEDFAVLANGDSISSSSTSSSITSSSIATSSSSSATSSPSSSSTPSSSVETSSSVKSSSSSVKSSSSSVKSSSSSVKSSSSSVKSSSSSSPATSSSLAASSSKTSAFSSTAASGSISSSSKQSTTSTEKEVASSSTDKSTTSSTPKTSAIAPSSSRFTVAPTTQQSSTASDGPAQDKDGVATSGKDVATSTTQISSEHTSKIESSTSEGGSTYSVQVANGAKLAQGLPREGKLFSLFLTALLALL; encoded by the coding sequence ATGAAACTGTTCGATCTAATATCGGTACTCGGTGCCTCTTCCTTGTTATCTACATTTACTGCTGCCGACAGTACTACTTCTACTAGCACAGACAGTTCGGCCACGGTTTCTAGCGCCGCTTCGTGCAACCCACTGACGACTACAGGTTGTACACCCGATACAGCTCTGGCAACTAGCTTTAGTGAAGATTTTTCGTCCTCATCCAAGTGGTTCACCGATTTGAAGCATGCAGGTGAGATAAACTACGGTAAAGATGGATTGTCGATGACGTTAACAAAAAGGTACGATAACCCAAGTTTGAAATCTAACTTCTACATAATGTATGGTAAGTTGGAAGTCATCTTGAAAGCGTCTAGTGGTACCGGTATCGTTTCATCATTCTACTTGCAGAGTGACGATTTAGATGAAATTGACATTGAATGGGTCGGCGGTGACAATACCCAATTCCAATCCAACTTCTTTTCGAAAGGTGATACCACAACTTACGACAGGGGTCAATTCCACGGTGTCGACACTCCTACGGATAAATATCATAACTATACCTTAGATTGGGCCATGGACAAGACAACTTGGTATCTCGACGGGGAATCTGTCAGAGTGCTATCGAACACATCAAGTGAGGGTTACCCACAGTCCCCAATGTACCTCATGATGGGTATCTGGGCCGGTGGTGACCCAGACAACGCTCCCGGTACCATTGAATGGGCCGGAGGTGAGACTAATTATGATGACGCTCCATTCAGCATGTATATCGAAAAGGTCATTGTAACTGATTACTCTACCGGTAAAAAATACACTTATGGTGACAAATCCGGTTCTTGGGAATCTATCAACGCTGAAGACGGTTCTATTTATGGTAGATACGACCAAGCACAAGAAGATTTTGCAGTTTTGGCTAACGGCGATAGTATTTCCAGCAGCTCTACGTCCTCTTCAATAACATCTTCATCGATTGCGACCTCCTCATCTTCCTCTGCTACGTCTTCACCTTCCTCATCCTCTACACCCTCATCCTCTGTTGAAACCTCATCCTCTGTTAAATCCTCATCATCCTCTGTTAaatcctcatcatcttctgttaaatcctcatcatcttctgttaaatcctcatcatcttctgtTAAATCCTCATCATCCTCTTCCCCTGCTACATCTTCATCCCTCGCTGCCTCATCATCTAAAACATCTGCTTTCTCATCAACTGCTGCATCTGGTTCCATTAGCTCATCTAGCAAGCAATCGACAACTTCAACCGAAAAGGAGGTTGCTTCTTCCTCTACAGATAAATCCACAACTTCTTCTACTCCTAAAACATCTGCCATTGCTCCATCTTCCAGTAGGTTCACTGTTGCTCCAACCACTCAACAGTCATCCACAGCATCAGACGGTCCTGCACAAGATAAGGATGGTGTTGCAACATCAGGTAAAGACGTGGCTACTTCAACTACTCAAATCTCCAGCGAGCACACATCTAAGATCGAAAGTTCTACCTCCGAAGGCGGCTCTACTTACTCCGTTCAAGTCGCCAACGGTGCCAAGCTGGCTCAGGGCTTGCCAAGAGAGGGcaaactt
- the HIP1 gene encoding histidine permease (similar to Saccharomyces cerevisiae HIP1 (YGR191W); ancestral locus Anc_5.158): MPKNPLKKEYWADVVDGFKPAPSPGFENEKDCSAFGTEQKSQTDSTFPLSTKGSPGMKQTTNDITSSERSRDNDDVEQVDINNTNLNKDLSVRHLLTLAVGGAIGTGLYVNTGTALSTGGPASLVIDWVIIGTCLFTVINSLGELSAAFPVVGGFNVYGMRFVEPSFAFAVNLNYLAQWLVLLPLELVAASITIKYWNDKINSDAWVAIFYATIALANMLDVKSFGETEFVLSMIKILSIIGFSILGIVLSCGGGPHGGYIGGKYWRNPGAFVGHNSGTKFKGLCSVFVTAAFSYSGIEMTAVSAAESKNPRETIPKAAKRTFWLITASYVTILTLIGCLVPSNDPRLLNGSSSVDAASSPLVIAIENGRIKGLPSLMNAIILIAVVSVANSAVYACSRCMVAMAHIGNLPKFLNRVDKRGRPMNAILLTLFFGLLSFVAASNKEAEVFTWLSALSGLSTIFCWMAINLSHIRFRKAMKVQERSLDELPFISQTGVLGSWYGFVVLFLVLIASFWTSLFPIGSSGASAESFFEGYLSFPILIVCYFGHKIYTRNWTLMVKIEDIDLDTGRKQVDLTLRREEMKIERENLAKKSFITRFLHFWC, encoded by the coding sequence atgccgaAGAATCcattaaagaaagaatattgGGCAGACGTGGTTGACGGATTCAAGCCAGCTCCTTCGCCAGGCttcgaaaatgaaaaagattgTAGTGCCTTCGGCACAGAACAAAAGTCTCAAACTGATTCTACATTCCCACTGAGTACCAAAGGATCACCTGGTATGAAACAAACGACAAATGATATTACCTCTTCAGAACGTTCACGTGATAATGACGACGTGGAACAAGTAGATATCAACAACACtaatttgaataaagacCTATCCGTGAGACATCTGTTGACCCTAGCCGTTGGTGGTGCCATAGGTACCGGTTTATATGTGAATACAGGTACCGCTTTATCCACAGGTGGTCCCGCCAGTTTAGTTATTGATTGGGTTATTATCGGTACTTGTCTTTTCACTGTGATTAACTCTCTTGGTGAACTTTCTGCTGCGTTTCCCGTTGTTGGTGGGTTTAACGTTTATGGTATGCGTTTTGTTGAACCTTCTTTTGCATTTGCAGTGAACTTAAACTACCTAGCTCAATGGTTGGTTCTTTTACCATTGGAATTGGTGGCTGCGTCTATTACTATTAAATACTGGAATGATAAAATTAACTCAGATGCTTGGGTTGCTATTTTTTACGCCACCATTGCCTTGGCCAATATGCTAGATGTTAAATCATTTGGTGAGACTGAATTTGTACTATCCATGATCAAAATCCTTTCTATCATTGGGTTCAGTATATTAGGTATTGTTTTATCCTGTGGTGGTGGACCTCATGGCGGCTATATTGGTGGTAAATATTGGCGTAACCCAGGTGCCTTTGTAGGGCACAACTCCGGGACTAAGTTCAAGGGTTTATGTTCAGTTTTTGTGACTGCTGCATTCTCCTATTCTGGTATTGAAATGACTGCCGTCTCTGCTGCCGAAAGTAAAAATCCTAGAGAGACTATTCCCAAGGCAGCAAAGAGAACCTTTTGGTTAATCACTGCCTCATACGTCACTATTTTGACTTTGATTGGCTGCTTAGTTCCATCAAATGATCCTAGATTACTAAATGGTTCCAGTTCGGTGGATGCTGCTTCATCTCCTTTGGTCATTGCTATTGAAAATGGCAGGATTAAAGGTTTGCCATCACTGATGAACGCTATCATTTTAATCGCGGTTGTTTCCGTAGCTAATAGCGCTGTTTATGCATGTTCTAGGTGTATGGTGGCCATGGCTCATATTGGTAACTTACCAAAATTCTTGAACCGTGTCGACAAAAGAGGTAGACCAATGAACGCTATCTTATTAACCTTGTTTTTCGGGTTGCTTTCATTTGTGGCTGCAAGTAATAAAGAAGCTGAGGTCTTTACATGGTTGAGTGCTTTATCTGGGCTGTCCACAATCTTCTGTTGGATGGCCATCAATCTCTCCCACATTAGATTTCGTAAAGCTATGaaagttcaagaaagaTCTTTAGACGAATTGCCATTCATTTCTCAAACCGGCGTTTTGGGTTCCTGGTATGGTTTCGTCGTTCTATTCCTAGTCTTGATAGCATCCTTTTGGACCTCTTTATTTCCAATTGGCAGTTCAGGTGCTAGCGCAGAATCATTCTTTGAAGGCTACTTATCTTTTCCTATTCTGATTGTGTGCTACTTTGGtcataaaatatatacCAGAAATTGGACATTGATGGTAAAGATAGAGGACATCGATCTCGACACTGGCAGAAAACAAGTAGATTTGACTCTTCGCAGAGAGGAAATGAAGATTGAACGAGAAaacttggcaaaaaaatcttttatAACAAgatttttgcatttttggTGTTGA
- the TDH3 gene encoding glyceraldehyde-3-phosphate dehydrogenase (phosphorylating) TDH3 (similar to Saccharomyces cerevisiae TDH3 (YGR192C) and TDH2 (YJR009C); ancestral locus Anc_5.155), whose protein sequence is MVRVAINGFGRIGRLVMRIALQRKNVEVVALNDPFITNDYAAYMFKYDSTHGRYAGEVSHDDKHIIVDGNKIATFQERDPANLPWGSLKIDIAIDSTGVFKELDTAQKHIDAGAKKVVITAPSSTAPMFVMGVNEDKYTSDLKIVSNASCTTNCLAPLAKVINDAFGIEEGLMTTVHSMTATQKTVDGPSHKDWRGGRTASGNIIPSSTGAAKAVGKVLPELQGKLTGMAFRVPTVDVSVVDLTVKLNKETTYDEIKKVVKAAADGKLKGVLGYTEDAVVSSDFLGDSNSSIFDAAAGIQLSPKFVKLVSWYDNEYGYSTRVVDLVEHVAKA, encoded by the coding sequence ATGGTTAGAGTTGCTATTAACGGTTTCGGTAGAATCGGTAGATTGGTCATGAGAATTGctttgcaaagaaagaacgTCGAAGTTGTTGCTTTGAACGATCCTTTCATCACCAACGACTACGCTGCTTACATGTTCAAGTACGACTCCACCCACGGTAGATACGCTGGTGAAGTTTCCCACGATGACAAGCACATCATTGTCGATGGTAACAAGATTGCTACTTTCCAAGAAAGAGACCCAGCTAACTTGCCATGGGGCTCTCTAAAGATTGACATCGCCATTGACTCCACTGGTGTTTTCAAGGAATTGGACACTGCTCAAAAGCACATTGATGCTGGTGCCAAGAAGGTTGTCATCACTGCTCCATCTTCCACCGCCCCAATGTTCGTCATGGGTGTTAACGAAGACAAATACACTTCTGACTTGAAGATTGTTTCCAACGCTTCTTGTACCACCAACTGTTTGGCTCCATTGGCCAAGGTTATCAACGATGCTTTCGgtattgaagaaggtttGATGACCACTGTCCACTCCATGACCGCCACTCAAAAGACTGTCGATGGTCCATCCCACAAGGACTGGAGAGGTGGTAGAACCGCTTCCGGTAACATCATCCCATCCTCTACTGGTGCTGCCAAGGCTGTCGGTAAGGTCTTGCCTGAATTGCAAGGTAAGTTGACCGGTATGGCTTTCAGAGTCCCAACCGTCGATGTCTCCGTTGTCGACTTGACTGTCAAGTTGAACAAGGAAACCACCTACgatgaaatcaagaagGTTGTCAAGGCTGCCGCTGATGGTAAGTTGAAGGGTGTCTTGGGTTACACTGAAGACGCTGTTGTCTCCTCTGACTTCTTGGGTGACTCTAACTCTTCCATCTTCGATGCTGCCGCTGGTATCCAATTGTCTCCAAAGTTCGTCAAGTTGGTCTCATGGTACGATAACGAATACGGTTACTCTACCAGAGTTGTCGACTTGGTTGAACACGTTGCCAAGGCTTAA